The window GAGTATTGTGACACTGTTCTTTAAAAGAGCATTGGTTTGTGGTTTAGCAGTGTATCACAATCTACGTTTCTGTGATGCCTAGATTACACTTAATGTGTGATTAAAGAAATTACCTGTTTATCTTCTATAATGGCTTAAGAAGATATGAAAATTGTGCACCTGTTGAGTAGCTTGATGGCTAATGCTTGAAAAACCCATCATTTTTCTTAATCATAAGATTAGATCTCTCTGTAGTTGTGCTTGTTTAGTTGTCATTACTATAGACAATTTTCATACTAATGGTCGTGGTATCTTTCTAGGCCTTCTTGGAAGTGTGGCTCCTTGCGTTCTGTATGGAAGCAATGCTGAGAGACTTTTTTCTTCTACTGGGAGCTCATTTGCATCTCATTGTTTGACTTACTCTGGTCTGTATTTAATTGGCAATGCCTTCTTTGGTTGGAACTGCCTTGCACCATGGTTTGCTGCTCGTAACCGTACTGCTATGCGCCACAAGTTCAACCTGCAGGCAAGTTGTGTGTCTTTATATTCTTGATTTCTCTTAATGGTGGTTGCCTGTATATATGTATAACATTGAAAGTCTGTAATGTCTTCATCTGGCTCATTACCTACTAATGCATATATTATTTGAGGTGAAACACGAAAGAGGAAACATTTTGAATGTGTGTATAACTGTATATTTGGTTTTTGGTGATGAGCAGGGTGGCTGCGAAACATTCCAAAACACTTGTGGGTGCTGTGGATCAATGGGAGAAGAGGATCAGGAACAATGTGAGGCCTTCTGTGATGTTGCCACTCATTTGTGCTGCCATCCCCTTGCCCTTTGCCAGGAAGGCCGTGAGGTCCGTCGCAGGTTGCCTCATCCTGGCTTCAATGCTCAACCCGTTCTGGTTATGATTCCTCCTGGAGAGCAAGGCATGGGCCGTGAAGCTTGAGACTGGCATCCCAGGCATGAGACCCCCTCACTGTGTATATTTAAGTGTGCTTCGAAATCTAGAACTATGTTAACAGTGCATCAAGCCCTCTGAACTGCATCTTTTTGCTTGGTTTTTCCCAATCAAGTATAAATAACATGAAGATGGAAGTGTGGACTTTTGTGGTGTGCTTATATTTACATGTAGTATACTATTTGATATCTGTGAAATGTTATTGAAAGTGGAGAACCTAAGTTGGCAGCTTGGCTGTTAATTTTTTTGGTTACTTTTTAAAGGACGCTTTGATTCTCATCAGATGCTGATTTTCCAATTTTCCTTTTTAGGGATTTATATCTTAGTATTGTTGCAATATACATTATGCCGTTTTGCTATTGGTTGGAAGCTGAAATGGATGTTGTTTTTGGAACTAGGAAAGTAGGCATTCTTAACATGTACTACCTAGAATTATATAAGGGAAGTGAAATTCACATTCTCTAAATTGTAATCCACACTCCCATTTTCTATTTGTGGTAACTTAAATTTTGTTTTTAATGACTTAACTTTTGTCTTCTTATGAAATGATGACTAAAAATAGAAAATGGGAGCGTGGATTTCATATCCCTTATATAAAGATACATACATGTGCATATAAAGACTATCAGATTAGTTGTTATCGGACCCTTTTACAATCACCGCGCCATTGTTCCAAACTCATAGAAGTAGCTCAGAAACCTTCAACACCCATTCTTACATAGATTTGCATATCTAGTTTGTCCTAACTGAAATGAACTGTCCTTGTTCTATCCAGATTGTGGTTCTTATAATGATTTCAAGCATGAATATTTTAGAGAACAATATTCATAAAACAGAAATTAACCGTATTGTATCCAAAAATAAATAAATAAATAACCTCATCCACCTTATAAACAAAGCCAATATAGTTTACATTTTGACTTGCGATCGAGTCTAGAATAGATGACCTAAGATATCAGAATCTTCTGCTAGGGAAGGACCTTTGCCTCATCTCATAAGAACTAAAACAATGCGCAAATATTCAACTAATGGATGACAATTGGTGACACTTCATATTGACGAAAAGAAAAATTGTAGAAGACTTTATTTGAGGACACTGAATGTCTCTAATTCTGTATTGATCTTATTTGCAATTCTCTATAAGGAATTAAGGATTGATCTTACTGTATCTGATTTGTGATAAAATGGACAAGTAGCTGATTTTTGTTCTGGTTTCGGCTTGTAAAAGATAGATTCAGGAGACACTTCTTTGAGAGAGAATTGTTTTTGTGACCTTATCATATGAAATGCGAAATGTCAAACAATGTCATCTACCTTGTGGCTATATGTTGTACATGAAGGATCACTGAGGCCAGCACTGTGGAACTTAGTCTGTCTTGTTAATCACAGGCAGCACAAACACAATTATGCATGAAAATGTATTTGTTTGTTCACAGTTCTATACTGCACCAAACCAAGCCTCGAAGTATAATGGGATTATGCAATTTGGAGTTATGGAAGAGAAAGCAGGATGTCACAAGTATGGCGGAGCTTCGAATAAAGTCAGAATGATACACTGATTGGCTGATTGCAGTGGCACAGAGAATGCAGTAGTAACTTTGTGGATTCCTCGGAAGATAATGGACAAAACGCAATCAACTTTTCTTAGTATTTTATTTTTTTTATTTTTTTTTTTCAAATACTGAGGTTGAGGGAGTACCGAGTACATAGTGAGCGTTCCCCGCTCTTCGTTCTCATCTTATGATCCTATTTCAGCGAGGACGGCATATTTCATTACCTGTGAGTTGGTCGGACCCCTGAACAAGGGACCAGTTTATTTATACACAAGGCATTTGACGTGGGATAGAGCTGACCACACAGCTAGACTGCCCGAGGTGTCAAGGCACCAACCTTCCGATTCCACCCACCAAACTGGCTGCAAGCCAACACAGCCCCATATTCTACATTGCAATCTACCTAATATTCCTGAAATCTTGAACCAAACTGTAAACAACTAAATGGATTTGGCAAAGCAACTCTTTCTAAGTTCTGAGTTCTGACTACTTGTTTAAGAAAGGACAGTCAAGTACAGACGGTAAATTTAAGGGATAAAAACTGTCTTAAGAACAGCATTCTCACTCCCTGGTCGCTAGACCGATACAGGGTTTCAATTACTAAGTTCAATTCCATCTAGTATTAAGGGAAATGAAGGAACAACTTCGCAACATGAGTTTAACATGCAGAGCTGCAGTCTTTCTTCCATATTTACTCCCCTGGGGCAGAGACACCTTGCTTCAGCCTCTCCTTCTTCAGCTTCTTCTTGGACACTGGCTTCTTCTTTTTTGGAGGAATAGTTCTCTGAGCATAAACATAAAGTGCATAGTTTCCAACCAGAAAAATCACCAGCAACCCAACAACAACAAGCAACACAATCAGTCCAGGGTTGAATCCTTTTGTCCCCTGCAAAACCAACACCGCAAGTTATATTTTCACACAAATAATCAGATGGATTAAAATAATACAATAGGAACTACAGGAAGTCTGCTGCAACATATCCTTAATGCAGCAGATTTTATGCGCATGCTTTTTTTACATGAATCCTAGCAAGCAGACAACCGATTTTAACAACTTCTCCACTTGATCATATTTTTGTTCCATTACTTACAAACTGATTCTAAGCCATGCTCCTAGCAAGTAGACAACCAATTTTAACAGCTTCTCCACTCAAATCATATTTTTGTTCCTTTAATTACAAACTGATTCTATAGCAATACTACTGTGGTTTAGAAATTACAGATGCGAAGCCACTAAGCTATGTCTTGGCATTCCTTGAAAAAGCTAAAAGCAAAAAGCATCTAAAAGGAAAGGAACCAAGCAGAGAACAACCATTTAAAACCAATAATGAGTTGCATGTAATGAATCAGCATCCTAAAGGGTATCACTCTACATGACAAGGACTGCGTTAACTGCTTACAGGTATCAAAACAAAAAAATTATATAAGATTTATTTGTAGGGTACAATAGCTGTGGATTTTGGTTCCAGGTTTCCATGATATTAGACAAGTCAGATTCGCACAAGCCAATACATTTAAGGAAGTAGATCCAATACCAATCTTGGCTTAGGTAACACAGGTGAGAAAATACATATCAGATTGACTAGAAAGCATCCGTGCAAGAACTACAAAATGATATGTAAAGTGAAACCCAAAGTCTGAGAAATCTTTGCACTCATCCCTTTTCGAGGGTAAAGCCAAACAT of the Fragaria vesca subsp. vesca linkage group LG6, FraVesHawaii_1.0, whole genome shotgun sequence genome contains:
- the LOC101304402 gene encoding cell number regulator 8-like; translation: MAGNRESNVQEESSPLLSQQFQEPEKPAKAAPAAQIDEKSPVQMGQVNGGGNGCGWTADGLPVTHGSVVAGEAMGRSQWDSDLLACLGRNDEFCSSDLEVCLLGSVAPCVLYGSNAERLFSSTGSSFASHCLTYSGLYLIGNAFFGWNCLAPWFAARNRTAMRHKFNLQGGCETFQNTCGCCGSMGEEDQEQCEAFCDVATHLCCHPLALCQEGREVRRRLPHPGFNAQPVLVMIPPGEQGMGREA
- the LOC101304690 gene encoding DNA-binding protein S1FA1-like codes for the protein MADEVPPFDDVGTKGFNPGLIVLLVVVGLLVIFLVGNYALYVYAQRTIPPKKKKPVSKKKLKKERLKQGVSAPGE